CGTAGGCCCGGATCGGGATGAAGCCGAGGTGCCAGACCGCTTGGGAAGGGCTGGGGATCGACGCTAAGGGCATGCGGGTGAGATTAGTGAACGTGGGGCCTTTTGGCCGCATTTGTGACCTCTTCGCAAGGACCCTCGTGCTGACGCCGGCGGTTCGCGTCCCGGCCGGGATCGGTGGCCGGCGGTATGACCTACCTCACAGCACGGGGCTGTCAGGGATTCGCCTGCTGTCTCGCTCAATTGTCGAGTGAGAACAGGACAGGAGGAAGACCATGAAGCACCGGATCGTCGTTCTCGGCGCCGGGTACGCCGGGGCCTTCTCGGCGGGGAGCCTGGCCCGGCGTCTCGACCCCGGCCAGGTCGAGGTCACCCTGGTCAACGACGGGCCCGACTTCGTCGAGAGGCTGCGTCTTCATCAGCTCGCGGCGGGGCAGGAGCTCAGGAAGCGGCCGCTGGCCGGGATGTTCGCCGGCAGTGGGGTGCGGCTGCGGGTGGCGCGGGTCGAGGCGGTCGACGTGGGACGCGGGGTCGTCGCATTGGGGGATGGGGAACTCCTCCCGTACGACACGCTTCTCTACGCGCTCGGCAGTACGGTGGCCGACCGCGGTGTGCCTGGGGTCGTGGAGCACGCGTTCCACGTCACCGGCAGGGACGCGGCGCTGCGGTTGCGTGAGCGGCTGGACGGACTCGGCCGCGGTGCGCGGGTGCTGGTCGTGGGTGGGGGGCTGACGGGGATCGAGACGGTCACCGAGATCGCCGAGTCACGGCCGCGACTCGCGGTGACGCTGGCGGCGCGTGGTGAGGTCGGCGGGTGGATGTCGCCGGGGGCCCGCCGGCATCTGCGGAGGGCTTTCGACCGGCTGGGTGTCGTCGTGCACGAGCACACCGACATCTGCCGGGTCGAGCCGGACGGGGGGATCGGCGCCGACGGCACGGTCTACGCGGCCGAGGCGACGGTGTGGGCCGGGGGGTTCGCCGTCCACCCCATCGCGGCCGGAAGCGGACTGGAGGTCGCGGCGACCGGTCAGATCGTCGTGGACGGCGCCATGCGCTCGGTCTCGCACCCCGATGTGTACGCCGCGGGGGACAGCGTGTACGTCATCGGCGACAACGGCCGGCCCTTGCCGATGTCGTGCGCCTCGGCGGGATTCACGAGCATGCGCGCGACCGCGGCGATCATCGGTCGCCTGACCGGACGCGAGGGGTCGACCGCTCCGCTGAAGTACTACGGCAACCACATCAGCCTCGGACGGCGTGACGCGATCGTCCAGATGGTGGATGGCGACGTCCGGCCCGCGTCGTGGTACCTGCGGGGTCCCGCGGCCGCGCGCCTCAAGGACCGCATACTCAAAGGCGCGGCCTGGAGCACGGGGCATCCGACCTTCGGCATGCCGGCCAGGAGGCGCCGGTTGGTTCGCGACCCGTCGGCCGAGCGGGTCATGGCCTAGAGTCGGCCGCGTGGAGCGCCTCGCCACCGAGCGGTTCGAGGCCAACCGGGAACGGTTGGCCTCGCTGGCGTACCGGTTGCTCGGCTCGGCGGCCGACGCGGAGGACGCGGTGCAGGATGCCTTCCTGCGGTGGCAGGCGGCCGATCGTGACCGGATCAAGGTGCCGGAGGCGTGGCTCACCAAGATCGTCACCAATCTGTGCGTCGACCGGCTCCGCTCCGCGCAGGCGAGGCGCGAACGCATGGTCTGGCTGCCGGAACCGCTGCTCGAGGGGGACCCGATGCTCGGGCCCGCCGACACCTTCGAGCAGCGCGAGTCGGTGTCCCTGGCCGTCCTGACCCTGATGGAACGTCTGTCTCCGCACGAGCGCGCCGTGTA
The window above is part of the Sphaerisporangium rubeum genome. Proteins encoded here:
- a CDS encoding NAD(P)/FAD-dependent oxidoreductase, with the translated sequence MKHRIVVLGAGYAGAFSAGSLARRLDPGQVEVTLVNDGPDFVERLRLHQLAAGQELRKRPLAGMFAGSGVRLRVARVEAVDVGRGVVALGDGELLPYDTLLYALGSTVADRGVPGVVEHAFHVTGRDAALRLRERLDGLGRGARVLVVGGGLTGIETVTEIAESRPRLAVTLAARGEVGGWMSPGARRHLRRAFDRLGVVVHEHTDICRVEPDGGIGADGTVYAAEATVWAGGFAVHPIAAGSGLEVAATGQIVVDGAMRSVSHPDVYAAGDSVYVIGDNGRPLPMSCASAGFTSMRATAAIIGRLTGREGSTAPLKYYGNHISLGRRDAIVQMVDGDVRPASWYLRGPAAARLKDRILKGAAWSTGHPTFGMPARRRRLVRDPSAERVMA